The proteins below are encoded in one region of Patescibacteria group bacterium:
- a CDS encoding M48 family metalloprotease codes for MNSIEKTWLMMGILVAFAAAVAFAFGKLAGYGASFVGPALVISGVFAFFSYYFSDRMVLAISGAKPVSREQDPKLYEVVSDVAQKANLPMPKVYAIADASPNAFATGRDPKHAAIAITYGLREKLNRSEMEGVIGHELSHVKNFDTRLMAVTAILVGFVSMLADWFMRSLWFQDNRDNRGNGSEMIFVIIGLVLAILSPIVATIIQLAISRRREFAADASGAKITSDPEGLASALEKISADRTPAKFANNATAHLFIVNPFKGKSVTSFLAGLFDTHPPIAERIKLLRQM; via the coding sequence ATGAATAGCATTGAAAAAACCTGGCTGATGATGGGAATCCTGGTCGCTTTTGCCGCGGCGGTGGCTTTTGCTTTTGGCAAACTGGCCGGTTACGGAGCAAGTTTTGTGGGGCCTGCCCTGGTTATCTCCGGAGTCTTTGCCTTTTTTAGTTATTATTTTTCCGACAGAATGGTGCTGGCTATTTCCGGAGCCAAACCGGTTAGCCGGGAGCAGGACCCGAAGCTTTATGAAGTTGTTTCAGACGTGGCTCAAAAAGCAAATCTGCCCATGCCCAAGGTTTACGCGATTGCCGACGCTTCTCCGAACGCTTTTGCTACCGGTCGGGATCCCAAGCACGCGGCGATTGCCATTACTTACGGCTTGCGGGAGAAATTAAACCGGTCGGAAATGGAAGGGGTGATTGGCCATGAACTTTCTCATGTCAAAAACTTTGATACCAGACTGATGGCGGTAACGGCAATTCTTGTTGGTTTTGTTTCTATGTTGGCAGACTGGTTTATGAGAAGCCTGTGGTTTCAGGATAATCGGGATAACCGCGGTAATGGCTCAGAGATGATTTTTGTGATTATCGGTTTGGTTCTGGCGATTTTATCGCCGATAGTAGCGACAATCATTCAACTGGCAATATCGCGCCGCCGGGAATTTGCGGCGGATGCTTCCGGAGCAAAGATAACTTCCGATCCTGAAGGGCTGGCTTCCGCTTTGGAAAAAATCTCCGCTGACCGGACGCCGGCAAAATTTGCCAATAATGCTACGGCTCATTTGTTTATCGTCAATCCTTTTAAAGGAAAGAGCGTGACTTCATTTTTGGCCGGACTGTTTGACACTCATCCGCCGATTGCGGAAAGGATTAAGCTGTTGCGACAAATGTAG
- the polX gene encoding DNA polymerase/3'-5' exonuclease PolX produces MGNIEIARLLRKIAAAYTILGENRFKIIAYDNAATAVEHATSELKDLWEDGKLDSVPGLGASIREHLDELFKTGKSKHFEQVLKKVNPAVFPLLDVPGLGPKRAEILVESLKLKEKSPVDELEKAAKEHKIAKIEGFGEKSELDILTNIERYRHGAIKEKRMVLPEADELAEEIISYISKKAEPQVGRIDKLGSLRRRVATIGDVDLAVATEYPEEVIKAFVAYPGASGLVEKGPTGASILLSAGRQADLRVAKPEEYGAMLQYFTGSKYHNIKLRDFALKKGLSLSEYGTKELKSGKIHRFKTEEEFYKFLGMDWIPPELREDTDEIEAALKHKLPKLVELKDIKGDLQMHSSDLEETSHDSGEDSVKVMREIGEKLGYGYIGISDHNPSQAKNSPKEMEERLHKRNELIDHINYSTKGCRVIKLLEVDILPSGELPVPQEALDGLDGCLVSIHSSFNMNKAEMTGRVLKGLSNPVARILAHPTGRLLGAREGYELDWDQIFSFCLEHDKALEINAYPNRLDLPDTLVREAVKRGVKLSLGTDAHNKDGLLMMPYGIAVARRGWAEAKNIVNTLDYREIISWLHKRT; encoded by the coding sequence ATGGGGAATATTGAAATAGCCCGCTTGCTTCGCAAAATTGCGGCTGCCTACACTATCCTCGGCGAAAACAGATTCAAAATTATCGCTTACGACAACGCAGCTACGGCTGTCGAACACGCTACTTCGGAGTTAAAAGATCTTTGGGAAGACGGGAAACTGGATAGCGTGCCAGGCTTGGGCGCTTCTATCCGGGAACATTTGGACGAGCTGTTTAAGACGGGTAAATCTAAACATTTTGAGCAGGTTCTAAAGAAAGTTAACCCGGCAGTTTTTCCGTTATTGGATGTTCCGGGCCTGGGACCCAAAAGAGCAGAAATATTAGTTGAAAGTTTAAAGTTAAAAGAGAAGAGTCCCGTTGACGAGCTGGAAAAAGCAGCCAAAGAACATAAAATTGCCAAAATCGAGGGTTTTGGGGAAAAAAGCGAGCTGGATATTTTGACCAACATCGAACGGTATCGCCATGGTGCTATTAAAGAGAAAAGGATGGTTTTGCCGGAGGCGGATGAGCTGGCAGAAGAAATAATCAGCTACATAAGTAAGAAAGCAGAGCCGCAGGTTGGCAGGATAGATAAATTAGGCAGTTTACGGCGTCGGGTGGCCACGATTGGGGATGTGGATCTGGCGGTGGCCACCGAGTATCCGGAAGAGGTAATAAAAGCTTTTGTGGCCTATCCTGGGGCCTCAGGGCTAGTGGAAAAAGGGCCGACCGGAGCCTCGATTCTGCTTTCTGCCGGCCGCCAGGCAGATTTGCGGGTGGCAAAACCGGAAGAATATGGAGCCATGCTGCAATATTTTACCGGATCGAAGTATCACAATATAAAACTGCGGGATTTTGCGCTCAAAAAGGGACTCTCGCTTTCAGAATACGGCACTAAAGAGCTTAAATCCGGGAAGATTCACCGGTTCAAAACCGAAGAAGAGTTTTATAAATTTCTCGGTATGGACTGGATTCCGCCGGAGCTGCGGGAGGATACTGACGAGATTGAGGCGGCTTTGAAGCACAAACTGCCAAAGCTGGTTGAACTGAAGGATATTAAGGGAGATTTGCAAATGCATTCCAGCGATTTAGAGGAAACCAGTCATGACAGCGGGGAAGATTCGGTAAAGGTTATGAGAGAAATAGGGGAAAAGCTGGGTTATGGGTATATCGGGATTAGCGACCATAACCCGAGTCAAGCCAAAAATTCCCCGAAAGAGATGGAAGAGCGCCTGCATAAGCGAAATGAACTTATTGATCACATTAATTACTCAACAAAAGGGTGTAGAGTAATAAAATTACTCGAAGTAGATATTCTTCCTTCGGGCGAGCTTCCCGTGCCTCAGGAAGCCTTAGATGGACTTGATGGTTGCCTGGTGTCGATACACTCCTCTTTTAACATGAACAAGGCAGAAATGACCGGGCGAGTTCTGAAAGGCTTATCTAATCCGGTTGCCCGAATCTTGGCTCATCCGACCGGCCGATTATTGGGAGCGCGCGAGGGTTATGAGTTGGATTGGGATCAAATATTCAGTTTTTGTCTGGAACACGATAAAGCCCTGGAAATTAATGCCTACCCAAACCGCCTGGATCTTCCGGATACTTTAGTAAGAGAAGCGGTTAAGCGGGGAGTAAAGTTAAGCCTGGGAACGGATGCTCATAACAAGGACGGACTATTAATGATGCCTTATGGCATAGCGGTGGCCCGCCGCGGTTGGGCTGAGGCTAAAAACATTGTTAATACTCTGGACTATCGGGAGATAATATCCTGGCTACACAAAAGAACATGA
- a CDS encoding LysM peptidoglycan-binding domain-containing protein has product MFDNLRKFIDDLDLNESIVSMLLGALIVILIGILAYGYFRNHQPNSTMENPQNQEEQAGELATPSATVALPTTHVVENGESLWSIAERYYSSGYNWQDIAKANNLTNPSEIEPGQKLTIPKVEVREPQTTNTALEQTVTPANSITGNSYTVVHGDNLWDIAVRAYGDGFKWTQIAQANHLANPEIIHAGNVFTIPR; this is encoded by the coding sequence ATGTTTGATAATCTTCGAAAATTTATCGATGACCTGGATTTGAACGAATCTATTGTCAGCATGCTTCTGGGAGCTCTAATTGTTATCCTGATAGGCATTCTTGCCTACGGCTATTTCCGCAACCATCAGCCTAACTCCACCATGGAAAATCCCCAGAATCAGGAGGAACAAGCCGGAGAGCTGGCCACGCCGTCAGCCACGGTCGCTTTGCCAACAACTCATGTCGTGGAGAACGGAGAAAGTCTCTGGTCTATCGCCGAAAGGTATTATTCCAGCGGCTACAACTGGCAGGATATTGCCAAAGCCAACAACCTGACTAATCCCAGTGAGATCGAACCGGGCCAGAAGCTAACCATCCCCAAGGTCGAGGTGCGGGAGCCGCAGACAACCAACACTGCTTTAGAACAAACCGTGACCCCGGCGAACTCGATCACGGGCAATTCCTACACGGTGGTTCATGGTGACAATTTGTGGGATATCGCGGTTCGGGCTTATGGCGACGGGTTCAAGTGGACTCAAATCGCTCAGGCCAATCATCTGGCCAACCCGGAAATAATTCATGCCGGGAATGTCTTTACCATCCCGCGGTAG
- a CDS encoding DNA alkylation repair protein yields the protein MNPQHRLLLDEIKKHQGKPAKHKNTNNYAGTTSFEYHVSNPVKWKIAKDWAAKNTTISPDNFLLILDSLNTGKSHEEKSLVGCLLATFPKLRSQIKPISLDKWLNNVHGWAEVDNLCQNNFQHQNFFADWPAWEKTIRNFSKDKNVHKRRASLVLLTGPVSHSSDPCFSVLALENIDRLKGEKDILITKAVSWLLRSLIKNHHEDVEKYLEKNKDVLPRIAIRETENKLKSGRKSGK from the coding sequence ATGAATCCGCAACATCGGCTACTTTTAGACGAAATTAAAAAACACCAGGGTAAGCCGGCGAAGCACAAAAATACAAACAATTATGCCGGAACAACCAGCTTTGAGTATCATGTTTCCAACCCGGTTAAATGGAAAATAGCCAAAGATTGGGCGGCAAAAAATACGACGATATCGCCTGATAACTTTCTTCTGATTCTGGACTCCCTAAACACTGGGAAATCGCATGAGGAAAAAAGTTTAGTCGGCTGCCTACTCGCAACTTTTCCTAAACTTCGGTCTCAAATTAAGCCGATATCTTTAGACAAATGGCTAAACAATGTTCACGGTTGGGCTGAAGTGGATAATCTTTGCCAAAATAATTTTCAACACCAGAATTTTTTTGCGGATTGGCCTGCTTGGGAAAAAACGATTCGTAATTTTTCCAAAGACAAAAATGTCCACAAACGCCGGGCAAGTTTGGTTTTGCTTACCGGACCGGTTAGTCATTCATCCGACCCCTGCTTTTCAGTATTGGCTTTAGAAAATATTGACCGTCTTAAAGGAGAAAAAGATATTCTTATTACCAAAGCTGTCTCCTGGCTCCTGCGTAGTCTTATTAAAAATCACCATGAGGATGTCGAAAAATATTTGGAGAAAAACAAAGATGTTCTGCCCAGAATCGCCATTCGCGAAACAGAAAATAAACTTAAATCCGGCCGGAAATCCGGCAAATAA
- a CDS encoding ASCH domain-containing protein: MLYKAISLKQPWANLVASSKKKIETRKWGTKYRGDLVICSSKFPSTPEPAGYALCIAELYHVEPMKKIHEKDACIKVYPRAHAWFLRNIRPINPPIPVKGQLGIFDVELDL; this comes from the coding sequence ATGCTTTATAAAGCCATTTCTCTCAAACAACCCTGGGCGAATTTGGTAGCGAGCAGCAAGAAAAAAATTGAAACGAGAAAATGGGGAACAAAATATCGCGGCGATTTGGTCATCTGCTCTTCAAAGTTCCCAAGTACTCCAGAACCTGCAGGATATGCCTTGTGTATCGCGGAGTTGTATCATGTCGAGCCGATGAAAAAGATTCACGAAAAAGATGCCTGTATTAAAGTTTATCCCCGCGCCCACGCCTGGTTTTTGCGCAATATCCGGCCGATTAATCCGCCAATCCCCGTCAAGGGCCAGTTGGGAATTTTTGATGTTGAATTAGATCTTTAA